DNA sequence from the Anaerolineae bacterium genome:
TGATAAGCTCGATTTCATCCGAGAGGAAATGGAGCGGTTGCGGAATGAGGGCTTGCTCATCACCATCCGCCGTATGGACACGCCGCCCGGCGCCTGGATGGTGGTGGACGGGCGCAAGGTGCTGAACTTCTGCACCAACAACTACCTGGGTCTGGCGACGCATCCCCGCCTGAAGGAGGCGGCCATCAAGGCCATCCAGGAATGGGGTGCCGGCCCGGCCGCAGTGCGCTCGATCGCCGGCACCCAGCGCCTGCACCTGGAGCTGGAAGAGCGGCTGGCCCGCTTCAAAGGGGTCGAGGCGGCGCTCTACGTCCAATCCGGCTTCTGCGCCAACCAGGCCGCCATCCCGCCCCTGGTGGGGCCGGAGGACGTCATCTTCTCCGACGAGCTGAACCATGCCAGCATTATTGACGGGTGCCGGCTGTCCCGCGCCAAAATCGTGGTCTATAAGCACTGTGACCCCCAGGACCTGGAAGAAAAGGTCAAGGAGCATCTGCCCAATTACCGCCGCGGCCTGCTGGTGACCGACGGCGTGTTCAGCATGGACGGCGATATTGCCCCGCTGGACAAGCTGTACGAGGTGGCGGAGAAGTATGGCCTCATCACCATGGTGGATGATGCCCACGGCGAGGGGGTGCTGGGGCGCGGCGGACGCGGCATCGTGGACCATTTCGGCCTGCACGGCAAGTTCG
Encoded proteins:
- a CDS encoding glycine C-acetyltransferase; the protein is MADKLDFIREEMERLRNEGLLITIRRMDTPPGAWMVVDGRKVLNFCTNNYLGLATHPRLKEAAIKAIQEWGAGPAAVRSIAGTQRLHLELEERLARFKGVEAALYVQSGFCANQAAIPPLVGPEDVIFSDELNHASIIDGCRLSRAKIVVYKHCDPQDLEEKVKEHLPNYRRGLLVTDGVFSMDGDIAPLDKLYEVAEKYGLITMVDDAHGEGVLGRGGRGIVDHFGLHGKFDIEIGTLSKAFGVVGGVIAGKKVIVDFLRQKARPFLFSSAVTPADTATCIAAVDLLEESTELVDRLWANANYFKSEMKRMGFDIGASQTPIVPVMLGEAPLAMEFSRRLFEEGVFAMALGFPTVPRGKARIRVMNTASHTKEDLDRGLEAFHKVGRELGVISG